From a single Phacochoerus africanus isolate WHEZ1 chromosome 11, ROS_Pafr_v1, whole genome shotgun sequence genomic region:
- the LOC125111626 gene encoding olfactory receptor 478-like — protein MGSLGEGNHTAGTEFISLGLTNDPTLQTILFVIILCIYLVTICGNLSTIILVRLSPQLRHPMYFFLSHLAFADMGYSSSVTPSMLVNFLVERNTISYPGCAVQLGSGAFFGSTECFLLAAMAYDRFVAICNPLLYSTKMSTPVCVQLLLVSYMGGFLNAFSFTISFYSLLFCGPNLVNHFFCDFAPLLELSCSDVTVPALVPSFTSGSIIVVTVVVIATSYIYILITVLKMPSTEGRHKAFSTCTSHLTAVTLFYGTITFIYVMPKSSFSTDQNKVVSVFYMVVVPMLNPLIYSLRNKEVKGALKRQLC, from the coding sequence ATGGgttccctgggggaggggaaccaCACTGCAGGGACAGAGTTCATTTCATTGGGCTTAACAAATGACCCAACCCTGCAAACCATCCTCTTCGTGATCATCCTGTGTATCTACCTGGTGACCATATGTGGCAATCTCAGCACAATCATTCTTGTCAGACTCTCTCCTCAGCTCCGTCatcccatgtattttttcctgagCCACTTGGCCTTTGCTGACATGGGCTATTCATCTTCCGTCACACCCAGTATGCTTGTAAATTTCCTGGTGGAAAGAAACACCATCTCCTATCCTGGATGTGCTGTCCAGCTGGGTTCAGGTGCTTTCTTTGGGTCAACGGAGTGTTTCCTTCTGGCTGCCATGGCATATGACCgctttgtggccatctgcaacccactgctCTATTCCACGAAGATGTCCACACCAGTCTGTGTTCAGTTACTCCTCGTGTCTTACATGGGTGGTTTTCTCAATGCTTTCTCTTTTACGATTTCCTTCTATTCTTTACTCTTCTGTGGACCAAATCTGGTCAAtcactttttctgtgattttgCCCCCTTGCTGGAACTCTCCTGCTCTGATGTCACTGTTCCTGCACTTGTCCCCTCATTCACATCTGGCTCCATCATTGTGGTCACAGTGGTTGTCATAGCCACTTCCTACATCTACATCCTCATCACCGTCCTGAAGATGCCCTCCACTGAGGGGCGCCacaaggccttctccacctgcacCTCCCACCTCACCGCGGTCACTCTGTTCTATGGGACCATCACCTTCATTTACGTGATGCCCAAGTCCAGCTTCTCCACTGACCAGAACAAGGTGGTGTCTGTGTTCTACATGGTGGTggtccccatgctgaaccccctCATCTACAGCCTCCGGAACAAGGAGGTTAAGGGGGCTCTGAAGAGACAGCTGTGTTAA